Sequence from the Candidatus Angelobacter sp. genome:
GCCCCGATAGACTTTCCGGTCCGGCGTCACGCAGTGTATGGCCGCAGACAAATCCTCCGCTGTCAGGTCGGGCGCAATTTCCTTCGCCCGCGGGTTGGACATCGGCAGGAGCGACGCGACGTTGAACCAGTCGAGCCATGACAACGCGCGCATTTGAAACGTGCACATCGGGCACTGGTCGTCGTAGAGCACGATGTTGGTCACTGCTTTCATCCGCGCGCAATCTAACGCGCTTTGCCCGGGACCGTCAAATACCGTGGTGGGCATTAATTTGGGCCGGACCGATTGTCGCTGGCGCGGGTGAACGCAGTTAAGCTAAATTCCGGCATGTTCATCATTGGACTGGGGACGGCGACGCCGCCGAATCGTTACGCGCAGAGCGAATGTTGGGAGGCGTTACGGGCCGCGAAACAGTTTTCGCAGCTTACAGGCCGGTCGAAGGCGATCCTGAAAAAGGTTTTGCTGGGCGACAACGGCATTGCCACGCGGTATCTGGCGCTCGACCCACTTGACGAAGCGTTCGATTTAACTCCTGATGCATTGCATTCCCGGTTTACAAAGCACGCCCCGGCCATGGCGGCGCAAGCAGCAACCTCGGCTTTGAAGGATGCGTCGCTGCAACCAGACGCCATCGATGCCGTAATCGTCAGCACGTGTACGGGATATTTGTGTCCGGGTTTGACCAGTTACACTACCGAGCGTCTCGCCTTGCGTCCCGATGTGTTGACACTCGACCTCGTCGGGCAGGGTTGCGGCGCAGCCCTCCCGAACCTGAGGGCCGCCGAAGCTCTGGTGTCGTCGGGGCGGTGCGGGAAGGTTTTGTCGGTATGCGTCGAAGTTTGCAGCGCGGCGTTCTACCTCGACAACGATCCGGGGGTGCTGATCAGCGCGTGCTTGTTTGGCGACGGCGCGGGCGCGGCGGTTTTGTCGAACAAGCCCGCGCCGGGCAAACGCGGCATTGAATGGAAGACGGCCGATTCCATTCTAAGCCCGGAAGACCGCGATTATCTGCGGTTTGAGTACCGCAACGGGATGCTGAGGAACATACTTTCGCGGCAGGTGCCGGCGCTGGCGGCAAAGCACGCGGGACGATTGCTCGCCCGGATGTTGGCGAATTCCGGCGCGTCCCGCACGCAAATCTCTGGCTGGATTCTTCATGCGGGTGGACGCGAAGTCCTGCTGGCCATGCAGGAGAGACTTGGATTGACGGAAAGGGATTTGCGCTGGAGCGGGGCGGTGTTGCAGGAATTCGGCAATCTAAGCAGTCCATTTGTCTATTTCGTGCTGCAGGCCGCACTGTCGGAGAATGCTCCCGGTGGGCTGTGGTGGATATCGTCGTTCGGCGCGGGATTCAGTTGCCACGGCGCGCTGCTGGGAGTGGAATGATACCTGTAGAGTCACTCGCGCCTACGATATTCCGGGACACCCCGGCGTCCATGGCCGGTTGACTGAAGATGGAACGACTCGTCGAACCGGAACTGTTGGACGGGCTCCCGGCAGATGACCCGCGGGCGATCCGTTCGCGTCGTGACCTTCGTCGCGTCAACGCGCTGATGGGCAATGCCCGCGTTCTCGGCTCGGCATTGCGGGAAACGTTTATCCGTACGCCGCCGAAGCGCATCGCGGATTTGGGCGCCGGCGACGGAACTTTGATGTTAAGACTCGCGCGAAACCTCCCTGCTCAATGGCGCGATGTGGAATTGGTGCTGGTGGACCGGCAGGCGATCATCAGCGATGAAACCCGACGCCAATTCGAGGCATTATCGTGGAGGGTCAAATTTATCGCGGCCGAGGTAACGGAGTGGCTGACCCAGTCCTCGCATGACCGGGTGGACCTGATCACTGCCAACCTGTTCCTGCATCACTTTTCCGAAACCGGGCTGCGCCAAATCCTGAGCCTGGTGGCGGAGCGAACCGATTGCTTCCTTGCCTGCGATCCGAGGCGTTATCCCGCAGCGATGCGGGCGAGCCGATGGCTCTGGCTCATCGGTTGCGGCAGCGTCACCCGCCACGACGCGGCGGTGAGCATTCGCGCCGGATTTGACCGCCGCGAACTTTCAGCGCTGTGGCCAGCAGACGCGAACTGGCACATACGGGAAGCAGCCGTCGGGTTGTTCAGCCATTGTTTTCAAGCGCATCGCCGTGATGGTCGCGCGAACCCGTGATCGCCATGCGTTCGATCACAATCATCGGGGGAGGGTTGGCTGGACTGACGCTGGGGATCGGCCTGCGACAGCGCCAGGTACCTGTGACTGTCTGGGAGGCAGGACGCATTCCGCGGCATCGTGTCTGCGGTGAGTTTATAAATGGGCGCGGGCTGGCGGCCTTTGAACCTCCAGGGTTGCTGGATATTCTCAGGGGGGCGGGGGCCCGCCCCGCCACAACAGCGGCATTTTTTTTGGAGAATCGCAGCCTGTCGGTTCGAACCCTGCCGCGCCCGGCTTTTTGCATTTCAAGGTTCAAGCTCGATGGCGATCTGGCCGAAAGGTTCTGCAAAACCGGCGGTGTGTTGCGTTGCGAAACGCAAAGGCGGGAGCAGAAATTCACCGAAGGTGTTGTGCGGTCCACCGGCCGCCGCGCTCAGGCAACGGAGCAAGGCTGGCGCTGGTTTGGAGTGAAGGCGCATGTTGTCAACGTCCCCCTCGTCGCGGACCTGGAGATGCATTTTTTGAGCAACGGTTACGCCGGTCTGTGCCGGATCAGCGACGATGAAGTCAATGTATGCGGATTGTTTCGCCGGAGAAAGGGTGATGGTGAAGAACGCCGGGACCTGGTCGATCGGTTGCGGGGCAACCCGGGGTCATTGCTCTACCAGCGCCTCTCCTCCGCCCGTTGGAACCGCGCATCTTTTTGCACGGTCGGGGGGTTGTCGCTACGTCCGCGCCGGGCGGCCGATCTTGAGGAATTCTGCATTGGCGACGCGCTCACAATGATTGCGCCGGTGACAGGCAATGGAATATCCATGGCATTCGAGTCCGCTGGACTTGCGGTGGAACCGTTGACCTCCTACGCGCGCGGCGACTCAACCTGGGACGAGGCAAAAGGAAAACACGCGGAGCAGTGTGACGCGTCATTCGGCCGGAGATTGCGATGGTCCGCCCTGGTGCAACGCACATTGTTTTTCCCGGTCCTTCGTCACTTTATTCTCCCGGCCGTGCTGCGGAGCGAATCGAACTGGCGGTTTTTGTTCAACATGACGCGATAGTTTTCCGGGATTGGTTGACCACGGGAACCGTTTTTCTGTCGCTTCCATGAATTCCAAGATGGCGGGCCCCGCAAAAGATTCCAACACTGTCCTGTGCCCGCCGTCAATTCTGGCATTGGAACGAAGCGCTGTCCGATTCGCGGACACGATCTTACAGAAAGCGGACAGTAAAGGTTGAAACGCCCCGTCGAGGAGCGGCTTTTCCGCTGGCACTTCTGGTGCTTGGGAATGCTTACGAACTCGTCGTATCCCTGTCCGTTCGCCGCTGATGGAAACGCTGGCGCAATACTCTGGTGAAGGGTTCACCAGGTTCAGGAATTCCGGCGATCATGTTGCGAGCAAAAAAATGTTCATGTCTGTATATCAGAAACAGCATTTGCAGGTTCAATTCCTGAAATTCGGCGTGGACCACAACGGCATTATCGTGCCGATCCTGAAGCGCGGCAAAGGCAACTTTGTTCAGTTGCCGCCTGTGGCCAAGCGCGCGAATGCCCAGGGTAAAAACTCCCCGCCATCGCGTTAGCGTGCGTTGCGGGCAAAGCTCGATTCGGGTTCAGCATTGATCCCTCGCCCAGGTTGGTGAGCGCGAAGCGAGAAAGCCCTGTGTGCCGGCTGGTGATGCCTGACCGCTCGCCACGACGGACCGGGCTGGCTGAAACTCCGGCGGCTTTCCCCCGCCAACAAAAGCAAAAACGTGAACGACATTATCGGATTCGACCTGTATTTCCCCCGGGAGTCTCTCAAGGCGGCGTTAATTGATTCCTTTTTGAGCGTCAGCGTTCTGGTGGGTATTTTTTCCTACCTCAACCGCTACACCAAACGGCGCTACTTCAGTTTCTGGACCGTGGCGTGGCTCTTCCACGCCATCTGGCTGGGGTTGTGCATCGCTTCTGTGAACGTGCGCGAAACCCCGTCGTTGATCATGATGAAACAGTGGTGCATTGGCGCTTCGGCGGTGTTCCTGCTGTGGGGAAGCGCTTCGTTTCTGCGTCAGCGGACGAAACCGTCCCAGCTCGCGCTCTTCCTCGCATTCCTGTTCCTCTGGGGTTATGTGGGCGCTTACCAGTTGGACAGCCCGCTGCAAACACAGTTGCCGGTGTTTGTGCTGGTGGGTCTGGCGAGTCTGATGACCGGCTGGTGTTTTTTCAAATTTCGCGCGCAAAACCCTTTTCTTGGCGCAGGTCTGCTGGCCTGCGGCTTCGCTTTGTGGGGAATTTACATCGGCGCGTACCCGTTTTTTCAGGGCTCCGACCAACTGATCAGCTCGGGCTATTTTATTTCGGCAGTGCTCCAGCTTTTTATCGCGGTGAGCATGATCATCCTGGCGCTGGAGGAGGTTCGGCACACGAACCACCGGGCGTTTCAGAGGATCCGTACCTACAAAACAAAAACCGACTTTCTGCAAAAAAAAGTCCTCTCCACCGAGGAACGCTATCGCAGCCTGTTCGACCAGGCCAGCGAGGGCATCGTCATTGCCGACGCGGAGGACCTGCGGATTCTTGAGTTGAATCAGACGGCGAAGCGGCTCCTGGGGATTAACCATGCCGACTCCAATGCGTTGTCGAGCTTTTGTCAGCTGCATCCGGAGCCACAACCGTCACCTCAGACCGGGCCCGAGTGGTTCGCCGCGATCTGCCGCCACCGCCACTTGAACCTGGTGCGGCGCGACGGCGGAGCCACGCCGACGGAGGCGGACGGGGCGCCGATCAGTTTTGAAGGCCGCGCCGCCTACCAGTTCTTTTTGCGCGAACTGACCGAACGCGCGCGCCTGGAACAACAGCTTCGCCAGGCGGAAAAATTATCCGCACTTGGGCAGATGATTTCCGGGGTGGCCCACGAATTAAACAACCCTCTGGCGGTCATCAAAGGGTACCTTGAACTCATCCTCCGCCGGGACGAATTGAAGATGCAAACGCGAACCGACCTCGAAAAGGTTGCGAATGAAAGCAACCGCGCCGCCAAACTTGTGAACAATTTTCTTTCCTTTGCGCGCGAACAGCCAACACACCGCGAGGCGGTGGATTTGAACGAACTGGTCAAACGCGTGGCAGAGTTGCGCCGACTGGACCTGCAGAACAGCCGGGTGGAACTGCGGCTGCACCTCGACCCGGAATTGCCTTCGACCCACGCCGACCCTGACCAGATTCAGCAGGTGCTGGTCAACCTGCTTAACAACTCAATTCATGCGCTCTCGGAAACGCCGCGACCGGGGCGGGTGCAGATTTCCACACAACGAAAAGAGGACACCGTCAAGATCACGGTGGAGGACAACGGCCCCGGGGTTCCGCCGGAAGTGTTGCCCTACATTTTCGAGCCGTTCTTCACCACCAAGGACGTCGGCAAAGGGACCGGGCTTGGGTTATCGATCGCCCACAGCATTCTGGCCGATCACGGCGGAAGGATCGCCTACGAGCCGTCGGCGATCGGGGGCGCCGGTTTTGTTCTCGAATTGCCCGTTGTCAGTCCTGACATCGAAGCGGACTCCCCGGCTCAACCCGCTGTGTTGCCCGCGTGTAATGATGCTCCAGCCGAACGCTCCGCGCGGATTCTCGTGCTTGATGACGAACAGGCAATCGCGGAATTGCTTGGTGAAATGCTCGGACTGCTCGGCCATTCCACTACGTTATGCCATGCCCCGATGGACGCGTTGGAAATGATCGAGCGACGCGAGTTTGACCTGATCATTTCTGATTTTCGCATGCCGAAAATGAACGGCCAGGAGTTTTACCATCATGCCGTCCAGAAAAAACCGGAACTGGCGCGCCGGGTGGTCTTCCTGACCGGCGACGTGGTCAATGAGGAGACGCAGGCTTTTTTGCAATCCACCGGCAATCCTCATCTCTCCAAACCGTTCCAGCTCGCGCGCGTCGAGCGGATCGTGGAAGATATGCTGCAACAAAACGCGGCTGTCCCGTAAATCCGCCGGCCGGTTGCGCGGACGAAACCTGCGAATCTCTTGTTGACTCGCCGCGGCGGTTTGTAGCAACCTCGCCGCAGCACAAAGAACTTGCGGTGTCGGTGTCAGAAAGACAAATGTCAGTGAAGAAGTTCGACATTCAGTGATCCTGCCGGTGCAGAATCCCCCCACTGGGTTTTTTGAGCGGGACAACCAATAAGCATGAACAACGAATCCAGACTCTTCGTGGGTAACCTCGCTTACCAAACGATGGAAAACGACCTGCAGGAGTACTTCTCCCAGGCGGGCGTGGTTACTTCTGTAAACCTGATGCTCGATAAATTTACCGGCAAATCGCGCGGCTTTGCCTTCGTCGAGTTCTCGACTTCGGAAGAGGCGAACAAAGCGGTCGAAATGTTCCACAGCAAGGAATTTCAAGGCCGTCAGCTCACCGTCAACATCGCGCGACCGCGCGAGGAGCGTCCGCCCCGTTCGGGCGGCGGCGGCGGAGGCGGGGGCGGCGGCTATCGTGGTGGCCGCGATGGCGGTCGTCGCGAGCGCTACTGATTCAGCAATTGCAACGTCGCGGTGACGGGCCGGTTTCACCGGCCCGTTTTTTTGTCGCCCGATTGCCGCGAATAAGCATTTGACACCCACCTGCACCAACTCTAGTTTGGGTTCACAAAACGTTTATGGCTGAGAACATTCCCAACACTCCATCGGGTGCCGTCCCCCCGAGGCCGGCCGAGGCTGCGAAAGTGCAGCCCAAAAAAGAGACCGTGCGGATCAATTTACCCCCCAAGCCGACAGCCGCACCCACCATCAAAATTCCAGCGCCCGCGCCGGCAGCTCACGCTGCTCCAGCCGCTCCGATCGCCGCCGCAGTTCCGGCGGCGCCTGTGGCCGCGCACGCTCCCGCACCACCCACACCAACTCCGCGTTCCGCGGCGGCCCCTGCCGGCCGACCGGCCCCCGCTCCGCGGCCTGCGCCGGTCTTGGCGGGCGTCAGTGGTCTCGACAAATCGCTGGCTGTCGCTGCCGCACTCATCACAGTGGCGGTCCTGGTCCGCGTGTTGACGTTGTAATTGAGATTTTCTGGAGACCGTCTCACCCTCCAAACCCGTTCACGTCGTATGTCCGCCGCAAATATTGTCACTTTGACCGAAGCCAATTTTCAGCAAGAAGTACTGGAATCACCCACGCCCGTGCTGGTGGATTTTTGGGCTGAGTGGTGCGGCCCCTGCAAAATGATCGCGCCAATACTGGACGAACTCGCCAGCGAATACGACGGGAAGGTCAAGGTCGGCAAAGTGAATATCGACGAGCACCAGTCCATCGCCACTCAATACGGCATCCGCGCCATCCCGACGTTGCTCATTTTCAAGGACGGCGAAGTCGCGGAGCAGGTGGTCGGCCTGCGCAGCAAACGCGACTTGAAGGCGAACCTCGACAAGGTGGCCGTCGTCTGACAGCGCGCCGGACGAGGTGTCATGTCACTGATCGTCACCCCCGGCCAACTGAATCAGCGCGCAGAATTGTATTCACAACTCGCTTCGCTCCTCACCGCCGGTGTCGGCCTGATCCAGGCCCTGGAAATCATCCGGCGCAGTCCGCCCGGCCACTCGTTTCGCGAACCGCTCACCCGGCTCACCGCCAGTGTGACCGAGGGAGCGACGCTCGCGGAATCGATGCTCAACCTCGGTCGATGGCTTCCCTCCTTCGACCTGGCTCTCCTTCAGGCGGCCGAACAGAGCGGCCGTTTGCCGGAATGCTTCCGTCTGCTCGCAAATTATTACAACGAACGGGCGCAGCTCGCGCGGCGGGTCATGGCCGATCTTGCCTATCCACTTTTTGTGCTTCACTTCGCCATCCTCATCTTCCCCGTCTCTCAACTCGTCCAGTTGGTGACCCGATTTGATATTCTCGGATTCGTCCGGACAAAGGTCGTCCTGCTGGCCCCCGCTTACGGCGCGGTTTTTCTTTTACTGGTCGCGCTCCAGGGCCAACGCGGCGAGAAATGGCGCGCACGGATGGAAAAGGCGATGCGATGGATTCCGTTTCTTGGGCCCGCCCGGCGGAATCTGGCGCTGGCGCGATTGTCCGCGGCCCTGGAAGCCTTGATCAGCGCGGGGGTGTCTATCTTCGATTCCTGGGAGCTCGCGGCGGCGGCGAGCGGCTCGCCGGCATTACGACGTTCCGTCGGCGCTTGGCATGGCGCTTTGCGGGCCGGAGAAACCCCCGCCGAATTGATCGGGCGGTCGCCTGAATTCCCGGAACTCTTCGCCAATCTGTATCACACGGGTGAAGTCAGCGGACAACTGGACGATTCTCTCCGTCGGCTCCATCAGCATTACCAGGAAGAAGGTTCGCGCAAACTGCACATCTTCGCCCAGTGGGTGCCACGGCTGATCTACTTTGCCATCCTGCTGGCCATCGCCTATCAGATCATAGGCTTCTACACAGGTTACTTCAACGGCATCTTCCAACAGCTCGGTCCGTGAGGCGTGCGTTCGTAAACCGTCGCGGACTTTTTTCTTTGCGGAACGCGGCTCCCCGCTAGCCTTGGCGCATGACGCTGACCGAGCTGCTCTCCAACGAAGAACTCCGCCGCCACGAGTTCCCGGTGGCGCGCGAAAAAACATTTCTTGCGCACGCGGGGGTCTGCCCGCTGCCCCGCCGGGTTTCCGAGGCAATTCGTGATTACGCCCTGTGCTGCACTAGGGACGATCAGGAAACGTTATTGCCGGCCCGGCAAATGTCCCGATCGCGCGAACGCGTCGCGCAGCTGCTCAACGCCCGGCCCGACGAAATCGCGTTTGTCGGGCCGACCTCGCTCGCCCTCAATTTCGTTGCGGCCGGCCTGCGACTTAAAAAAAACGACAACATTCTGATCTACCTCGACGATTATCCGGCGAACGTTTATCCGTGGATGGCGCTCGCGGAAAAAGGCGTCGAAGTGCGTTTCCTGAACGTGCGGGAACTCGGCCGCATCCGTCCCGCGGATGTCATCGGCCAGGTTGATGAACAGACGCGTCTGGTCGCGCTGGCCTCCTGCCATTTCGTATCGGGCTTCCGGATTGATCTGGACACCATCGGCAGGGCACTCCACGAGCGTAACATCCTGTTCTGCGTGGACGCCATCCAAACACTGGGCGCTTTCCCGACAACCGTCGAGCATGTTGATTTTCTCGCTGCGGACGCACACAAGTGGTTGCTCGGTCCTTGCGCCGCTGGAATCCTGTACGTCCGAAAATCACTTCAGGAACGATTGAGACCGGCTGTCTTTGGCTGGCACAACGTGCGTTGTCCCGATTACATCGCCGGAGAGGAAATGATTCTACGCGCCGACGCGCGCCGCTACGAAGCGGGCACCCAGAATCTGCTCGGCCTCGCGGGCCTGAATGCGGCATTGGAACTCCTGTCGGAAATCGGCATCGACGCGATCGCCTCAGAACTGCTGCGCAAGCGCGCACTGCTCGTCCCCGCCCTGAAAGACAAAGGCTACACGGTGCTCCAAGGTGACGTAATTGCGGCCAACGCCTCCGGCATCGTGACGTTTTATCGAGACGGTATGAATGTGCCCGCACTGCATGAAAAGCTGGAGGCTGCCAACATCAGCGTGTCGCTGCGTTCCGACCGCGCCGGCCGAAAATATCTCCGTCTCTCGCCGCACTTCTATAACACGGATTCGGAACTTTCACGGACACTCGAACTTCTTTGAGCAGTTTTCAGCGTCGTCTCCCGTTGGTGTGATTCCGTCATCAACCTCCGCACGCGCAGTTCGGGGGAATGGTCCCGGTTTTGCTGAATCTTCAATCTGTAGCTGCAATTTCGAACCCGATGAAAACTCTCGTATCAGCCGCGCAAAAGTTGCGCACAAAATTCTTGATTGTTAATCTGGTTGCGTCGTTCCTGTTGATCGGTCAAACGACCTTGATCGCTCAAACGGGAGTGAACGTTTTCACATACCACAACGACCTCGCGCGAACCGGACAAAATCTGAACGAAAAAATCCTTACCCCCGCCAACGTGAACCCGGACAGTTTCGGTCTCCTTTTTACGCAGCCGGTGGACGGCTACGTTTACGCTCAACCGTTGTATATGAGCGGCGTGCCAATACCCGGCAAAGGCACACATAATGTCGTATTCGTCGCGACGGAACACGACAGCGTTTATGCGTTCGACGCCGACAATAGCCAGGGTGATAACGCCGCGCCACTGTGGCGGGTCAGCTTCATCAACCCGGCCGCTGGAGTAACTACCGTCCCGATGAGCGAGTTCGGATTCACCTATCCGCCCGAATTGGGCGTCACCGGTACTCCGGTCATCGATCCTTCGACCGGGACGCTTTTCGTCGTCGCGAAAATTGAAGACAACAGCAGCGGCGCCAGGAAATACGCAGAAAGGCTGTTCGCGCTGGATGTCGCGACGGGCACCAACAAATTCGGCGGGCCGGTCGACATCCAGGCTTCCGTTCACGGGACCGGTGCAGGTTCGGACGCGCAAGGAAATATTTCATTTGATCCGTACTGGGAATTTCAGCGAACGGGATTGACGCTGGCTGGGGGCGTGGTTTACGTCGCTTTTGCTTCACAAGGGGACGAAGGACCTTACCACGGGTGGATCGTTGGCTATGACGCGCACACACTGCAACGCGCGCGGGCATTCAATGACACTCCCAATGGCAGTGAGGGAGGCATCTGGATGAGTGGAGCCGCTCCGGCGGGCGATGCTGATGGAAACATCTACTGCATGACTGGCAACGGGACGTTCGATGCAAATTCCGGCGGGCCGGATTACGGCGATAGCTTTCTTCGGCTCCTGCCTTCGGGAAATACTCTGGTGGTGACCGATTTCTTCACCCCTTACGACCAGGCGCAACTCGATTCGAATGACGGCGACCTTGGCTCTGGCGCTCCGATGATTCTCCCAGACGTGGCCGGCAGCGTTACGCATCCGCATCTGCTCGTCGGCTGCGGCAAGGAAGGCGTCATCTATCTTTTAGATCGAGACAACATGGGACGTTACAACCCGAATAACAACGATCAGATCGTGCAATCGTTTGGCCCGGTGTCGGGCACATGGAGCATGCCGGCATATTTCAACAACCTGGTTTACATCGGTGGAGTCAATGATCACTTGAAAGCTTACCGCATTACCAACGGCCTGTTGACACCGCAACCGGATTCCCAGACATCGACAACATACGGTTACCCCGGGGTGACCCCGAGCATTTCGGCCGACGGCACTAACAACGCGATCGTCTGGGCGATTGAAACCGATGCATTCTTCACGAGCCGCGGTCCGGCGGTTCTGCGCGCCCATAATGCGACGAATCTGGCTGAACAATTCTACAGCAGCAGCGACGCGGGCGCCCGCGATCAACTCGGGCTGGCGCAACATTTCGGCGTCCCTACCATCTCGAACGGCAGGGTTTATGTCGCGACCGCCTTTGGACTATCTGCGTTCGGTCTGCTGGCTCCGCCTCAACCTCGCCTGTCGATCAGTCCGGATCTGACAATCACGGTTGAAGGAGAGGTGGGTCAATCCTACTCGATTGAGTACACCACCGACCTGGATGAAGGTTGGTCCGTTGTGGAAACGGTGACTCTTACAAACTCACCCCAGTCATTCACGGATTTTCAGCAATCTCATGACCCGCAGGGCTTTTTCCGGGTAACATCGGCACCCTTGTGATCGATGAGCGGTCAACGTTCGTCTTGGTCCAAAATCACTCGAATCTGGACACGCCGGCAGCTTTCCGGCTTACTTTCCCGGGTTCGATTTTAACCGATGCCACCACTCAACGCCGAACTGCTGTCCAAAGCCAAATCGCTGGGTTTTTCCGACCTTCAGATTGCTTGTTTGACCGGACGTATTGAGGACGACGTTCGCGCCGGACGCAAAAAACTGGGGATGGTTCCAAGCTACCGCCTCGTGGACACCTGCGCCGCCGAGTTCGAAGCGTACACGCCGTACTACTATTCAACTTACGACCGCGACGACGACGAAGTGCGGCCTTCCGACAAACGCAAAGTGATGATCCTTGGCGGCGGACCGAACCGCATCGGTCAGGGTATCGAGTTTGACTACTGTTGTGTGCATGCCGCGTTTGCCCTCAAGGAGGACGGCTTCGAGACTTTGATGGTCAACTCGAATCCCGAAACCGTTTCGACCGATTACGACACCAGCGACAAGTTATTTTTTGAGCCGTTGACGCTCGAGGACGTCCTTCACATTTACGAGCGCGAAAAATGCTGGGGCGCCATCGCCCAGTTCGGCGGCCAGACGCCGCTCAATCTCGCGCTCGGCTTGCAAAAAAACGGCGTGAACATCATCGGCACGTCGCCCCAGAGCATTGAGATCGCCGAGGACCGCAAGCTGTTCGCCGCAATGCTCGACAAGCTCAAAATCCCGCAGCCGCCCAACGGCATCGCAACGAACGAGGCCGAGGCTCTTGCCGTGGCAAAACAACTGGATTACCCGGTTCTCGTGCGGCCGTCATTCGTGCTGGGTGGCCGCGCGATGCAGATCGTTTATTCCGACGCCGAACTGCAGCATTACATGCGCTTTGCCGTCGAGGCTTCGCCAGAACGCCCCGTGCTCGTCGACAAGTTCCTCGAGGACGCGACGGAGGTGGACGTGGATTGCATCGCAGATGTCGGCCAATTCAAAAGCCCCGGTGACGGCATGGTCATCATCGGCGGGATTCTGGAACATATCGAGTTTGCGGGCGTTCACTCCGGGGACGCCGCAATGGTGCTGCCACCGCACACGCTCGCAAAAA
This genomic interval carries:
- a CDS encoding ATP-binding protein; amino-acid sequence: MNDIIGFDLYFPRESLKAALIDSFLSVSVLVGIFSYLNRYTKRRYFSFWTVAWLFHAIWLGLCIASVNVRETPSLIMMKQWCIGASAVFLLWGSASFLRQRTKPSQLALFLAFLFLWGYVGAYQLDSPLQTQLPVFVLVGLASLMTGWCFFKFRAQNPFLGAGLLACGFALWGIYIGAYPFFQGSDQLISSGYFISAVLQLFIAVSMIILALEEVRHTNHRAFQRIRTYKTKTDFLQKKVLSTEERYRSLFDQASEGIVIADAEDLRILELNQTAKRLLGINHADSNALSSFCQLHPEPQPSPQTGPEWFAAICRHRHLNLVRRDGGATPTEADGAPISFEGRAAYQFFLRELTERARLEQQLRQAEKLSALGQMISGVAHELNNPLAVIKGYLELILRRDELKMQTRTDLEKVANESNRAAKLVNNFLSFAREQPTHREAVDLNELVKRVAELRRLDLQNSRVELRLHLDPELPSTHADPDQIQQVLVNLLNNSIHALSETPRPGRVQISTQRKEDTVKITVEDNGPGVPPEVLPYIFEPFFTTKDVGKGTGLGLSIAHSILADHGGRIAYEPSAIGGAGFVLELPVVSPDIEADSPAQPAVLPACNDAPAERSARILVLDDEQAIAELLGEMLGLLGHSTTLCHAPMDALEMIERREFDLIISDFRMPKMNGQEFYHHAVQKKPELARRVVFLTGDVVNEETQAFLQSTGNPHLSKPFQLARVERIVEDMLQQNAAVP
- a CDS encoding 3-oxoacyl-[acyl-carrier-protein] synthase III C-terminal domain-containing protein, with amino-acid sequence MFIIGLGTATPPNRYAQSECWEALRAAKQFSQLTGRSKAILKKVLLGDNGIATRYLALDPLDEAFDLTPDALHSRFTKHAPAMAAQAATSALKDASLQPDAIDAVIVSTCTGYLCPGLTSYTTERLALRPDVLTLDLVGQGCGAALPNLRAAEALVSSGRCGKVLSVCVEVCSAAFYLDNDPGVLISACLFGDGAGAAVLSNKPAPGKRGIEWKTADSILSPEDRDYLRFEYRNGMLRNILSRQVPALAAKHAGRLLARMLANSGASRTQISGWILHAGGREVLLAMQERLGLTERDLRWSGAVLQEFGNLSSPFVYFVLQAALSENAPGGLWWISSFGAGFSCHGALLGVE
- a CDS encoding type II secretion system F family protein, whose product is MSLIVTPGQLNQRAELYSQLASLLTAGVGLIQALEIIRRSPPGHSFREPLTRLTASVTEGATLAESMLNLGRWLPSFDLALLQAAEQSGRLPECFRLLANYYNERAQLARRVMADLAYPLFVLHFAILIFPVSQLVQLVTRFDILGFVRTKVVLLAPAYGAVFLLLVALQGQRGEKWRARMEKAMRWIPFLGPARRNLALARLSAALEALISAGVSIFDSWELAAAASGSPALRRSVGAWHGALRAGETPAELIGRSPEFPELFANLYHTGEVSGQLDDSLRRLHQHYQEEGSRKLHIFAQWVPRLIYFAILLAIAYQIIGFYTGYFNGIFQQLGP
- a CDS encoding aminotransferase class V-fold PLP-dependent enzyme — translated: MTLTELLSNEELRRHEFPVAREKTFLAHAGVCPLPRRVSEAIRDYALCCTRDDQETLLPARQMSRSRERVAQLLNARPDEIAFVGPTSLALNFVAAGLRLKKNDNILIYLDDYPANVYPWMALAEKGVEVRFLNVRELGRIRPADVIGQVDEQTRLVALASCHFVSGFRIDLDTIGRALHERNILFCVDAIQTLGAFPTTVEHVDFLAADAHKWLLGPCAAGILYVRKSLQERLRPAVFGWHNVRCPDYIAGEEMILRADARRYEAGTQNLLGLAGLNAALELLSEIGIDAIASELLRKRALLVPALKDKGYTVLQGDVIAANASGIVTFYRDGMNVPALHEKLEAANISVSLRSDRAGRKYLRLSPHFYNTDSELSRTLELL
- the trxA gene encoding thioredoxin — encoded protein: MSAANIVTLTEANFQQEVLESPTPVLVDFWAEWCGPCKMIAPILDELASEYDGKVKVGKVNIDEHQSIATQYGIRAIPTLLIFKDGEVAEQVVGLRSKRDLKANLDKVAVV
- a CDS encoding RNA-binding protein: MNNESRLFVGNLAYQTMENDLQEYFSQAGVVTSVNLMLDKFTGKSRGFAFVEFSTSEEANKAVEMFHSKEFQGRQLTVNIARPREERPPRSGGGGGGGGGGYRGGRDGGRRERY
- a CDS encoding methyltransferase domain-containing protein, with protein sequence MERLVEPELLDGLPADDPRAIRSRRDLRRVNALMGNARVLGSALRETFIRTPPKRIADLGAGDGTLMLRLARNLPAQWRDVELVLVDRQAIISDETRRQFEALSWRVKFIAAEVTEWLTQSSHDRVDLITANLFLHHFSETGLRQILSLVAERTDCFLACDPRRYPAAMRASRWLWLIGCGSVTRHDAAVSIRAGFDRRELSALWPADANWHIREAAVGLFSHCFQAHRRDGRANP